In the genome of Candidatus Binatia bacterium, the window TGACGCGCAGCACGCGCTCCCAGACCTCGTCTGCGATCGACGCGGTGAAGTCGTCCTCGCCGATCGGCGCGATGCCGGCGTTGTTGTAGAGCACGTCGATCCGGCCGAAGCGCTCGACGACGCGCGCGATCATCGCCTGCACGCTGGGCGAGCTGCCGGCGTCGCACGCGATCGCGACCGCCTCGCCGCCCGCCGTCGCGATCTCATCCGCGACCGTTTCGGCGCTCGCGAGCGTGACGTCGGTCACCGCGACGCGCGCCCCGGCGCGGGCGAGCGCGAGCGCGCCCGCGCGTCCGAGCCCCGAGCCGCCGCCGGTGACGATCGCGACCTTGCCGTCGAGCAGTCCCCCCGCCATCACGTCCCTTCCTTTCTTCTATGTGCTGCTTCCGTTGCCTGGTTTCCGATTGCCGCGCTCACCGCTCGGCGCGGTCCGCGACCCGGCGCTCGATCGTCTCGCGCAGCAGCCGCTTGTGGATCTTGCCACTCGGCGTGCGGGGAAACTCGTGCACGACCTCGAGCTGCTCGGGGAGCTTCTGCGGCGTCAGGTCGCGCGCGCGCAGAAACGCGACCACCTGCTCGAGCGTCGGCGGCTCGGCGCCCGCCGCCGGCTGCACGCAGGCGCACGCGCGCTCGCCGGTCGCCGGGTCCGCGAGCGGGATCAGCGCCGCGGCGGCGATCGCCGGGTGCTCGAGCAGCAGGTCCTCGACCTCGCGCGCGCTGATCTTCTCGCCCTTGCGCACGATGATGTCCTTGACGCGGCCGGTGACCCGCAGGAGTCCGCCCTCGTCGAGCACACCCAGGTCGCCGGTGCGGAAGAAGCCGTCGTCGTCGAAGCTCTCGGCGTCGAGCGCGGCATCGACGTAGCCGAGGAAGCAGTCGGGACCGCGCGCGCGGATCTCGCCCTCGCGGCCCGGCGGCAGCTCGCGGCCGTCGGCGTCGGTGATGCGGATCTCGACGCCGGCGAGCGCACGTCCCTCGGTGTCGAGGCCGTGCGCGAGCGCGTCCTCGACGCCGGCGGTCGCGATCGTCGGGAACTCCGACGAGCCGTACGAGCGCTTGGTGACCATCCCCGGGATGCGCGCGCGACCGGCGCGCATCAGCTCTGGCGCGACGCTCGCGCCGCCGCAGGAGAAGAGGCGCAGGCTCGAGAGGTCGCGCGTGCCGACGTCGGGGTGCGCGAGCATCTCCTGCAGAAACGTCGGCGCGCCGATCATGTAGGTGACGCGGTGACGCTCGACGTCGCGCAGCGCGCGGCCGGGATCCCAGCGCTCCTCGAGCACGGCGCTCGTGCCGAGCAGCGCCGGCGCGAGAATGCCGTGGATGACGCCCGACACGTGCGTCAGCGGCGACGGCATCAGCACGCGGTCGCTCGGCGAGAGCCCGTGCGCCGCGACCAGGCTGCGCAGCTCCGCGGTGAGCGTCTGGTGCGTGTGCATCGCCCCCTTGGGCTCGGCCGTCGAGCCGGACGTATAAATGATGACGGCGAGCGCGTCGGGGTCGACCGCAGCGGGGGAGGGCGGCGCGGCGTTCGTCGTGGCGTCGGTCGGCGCGGCGTGGGTCGTGGTGTCGGTCGCCGCGGCGGTCCTCGGCACCGCGTCGCGCGCGGGCGGCGTGCGCAGCAGCTCCGCGAACGGCGTCGCGTCGCGCGCGAGCGCGCGCGTCGGCCGCACGACGACGAGCTTCGCCTCGTGGCGGACGGC includes:
- a CDS encoding AMP-binding protein, whose product is MSRVIAEHRLRSPVAQSYRQRGLWPGVTLGESWARTVRARGDAIALVDGDLELSFTELARGVAALAKGLSTLGVRAGDAVAYQLPNWWEAAATLLATVSLGAHAVPIVPILRGREVAVILRQTRPRVVVVPDEHRGVDYPAQTKGALAAVRHEAKLVVVRPTRALARDATPFAELLRTPPARDAVPRTAAATDTTTHAAPTDATTNAAPPSPAAVDPDALAVIIYTSGSTAEPKGAMHTHQTLTAELRSLVAAHGLSPSDRVLMPSPLTHVSGVIHGILAPALLGTSAVLEERWDPGRALRDVERHRVTYMIGAPTFLQEMLAHPDVGTRDLSSLRLFSCGGASVAPELMRAGRARIPGMVTKRSYGSSEFPTIATAGVEDALAHGLDTEGRALAGVEIRITDADGRELPPGREGEIRARGPDCFLGYVDAALDAESFDDDGFFRTGDLGVLDEGGLLRVTGRVKDIIVRKGEKISAREVEDLLLEHPAIAAAALIPLADPATGERACACVQPAAGAEPPTLEQVVAFLRARDLTPQKLPEQLEVVHEFPRTPSGKIHKRLLRETIERRVADRAER